The Solanum lycopersicum chromosome 9, SLM_r2.1 genome window below encodes:
- the LOC138338535 gene encoding uncharacterized protein, which produces MDISNLMIHAQQVEEIRLKINNRYAKQAFKGGSSKRWFEIQGKPRFKKRFSNQAPSEFLKARDDRMSKPKSQKVRSANSPNKKPICRKCGKKHWGECLVGTENCFGFGMCNHKVRDFPNVRCQKSGSVHFRPSNSNSEVLRTNSFYALRSRGEHESSPDVVTKYEGMNIDHLRVELQFLKKQQI; this is translated from the exons ATGGATATCTCTAATTTGATgattcatgctcaacaagtggaagagatTAGGCTAAAGATAAATAATAGATATGCTAAGCAGGCTTTTAAGGGTGGCTCTTCTAAGCGATGGTTTGAAATTCAAGGCAAGCCTAGATTCAAAAAGAGGTTCTCAAACCAAGCCCCTTCCGAATTCCTCaaggctcgtgatgataggATGTCTAAACCTAAGTCCCAAAAGGTAAGGAGTGctaattcaccaaacaagaagcCTATTTGtcgaaagtgtggcaagaagcattGGGGTGAATGTCTAGTTGGGACGGAGAATTGCTTTGGGTTTGGCATGTGCAACCACAAAGTTAGAGATTTTCCTAATGTGAGGTGTCAAAAGAGTGGGAGTGTTCATTTTCGGCCAAGTAATTCTAACTCCGAAGTTCTGAGGACGAATAGcttttatgctctccgctctaggggtgaacacgagagttctcccgatgtggtgacta AGTATGAGGGAATGAATATAGACCATTTGAGGGTGGAATTGCAATTCCTCAAGAAACAACAAATCTAG